From Caldicellulosiruptor hydrothermalis 108, a single genomic window includes:
- a CDS encoding response regulator: MKKSILFVDDEKNILRALYRVFCEEDYNLFFAESAKEALDVLESNDMDIIITDFRMPGMSGYDLLKVVKEKYPHVIRIILSGYADENIVFKALQTNVAKVYILKPWNNEELKEIIKNVIELEDKMRENRCLEIINNIDYLPTLKNLYSTICKVIENEDDINKVVKIIEQDPAIASKILQIANSAFYNLKTASVKQAVVYLGLVNVRNIVLNAAVFECVGDGDYKTLLWEHANLTNKIFYYIYERILGKKVQDSFASAGLLHGIGQILLLKLFPQKYKEYRKRIMYSDQYIDFEELEKEIFGFTHTELGAVLLSWWDIPLPVVEAAFYHHKPNSNNIINREIVCAVNIACYLAWDLAGVKQSEEHVNYSKRFLKLDCDNCVDLKQLYENLFNKQEN; the protein is encoded by the coding sequence ATGAAAAAATCAATTTTATTTGTTGACGATGAAAAGAATATTTTAAGAGCACTTTATAGGGTCTTTTGCGAAGAGGATTACAACCTATTCTTTGCAGAAAGTGCTAAAGAAGCGTTAGATGTTTTAGAATCCAATGACATGGATATTATAATTACCGACTTTAGAATGCCTGGCATGTCTGGGTATGACCTTCTGAAGGTTGTTAAGGAAAAGTATCCTCATGTTATAAGAATCATTTTAAGCGGGTACGCTGATGAGAATATCGTCTTTAAAGCTCTGCAGACAAATGTTGCAAAGGTTTATATCTTAAAGCCGTGGAATAATGAGGAATTAAAAGAAATCATAAAAAACGTTATCGAGTTAGAAGACAAAATGAGAGAAAATAGATGTTTAGAAATAATTAATAATATCGATTATCTACCAACCCTTAAAAATCTTTACAGCACAATTTGTAAAGTCATCGAAAATGAGGATGATATCAATAAAGTAGTAAAGATTATAGAACAAGACCCAGCAATAGCTTCGAAGATTTTGCAGATTGCAAACTCAGCTTTCTACAACCTGAAAACCGCTTCTGTAAAGCAAGCTGTTGTATATTTGGGACTGGTAAATGTCAGAAATATAGTATTAAACGCAGCTGTATTTGAATGTGTTGGCGATGGTGATTATAAGACTTTGCTTTGGGAGCATGCAAATCTTACTAATAAGATTTTTTATTATATCTATGAAAGAATACTTGGGAAAAAAGTTCAGGATTCGTTTGCATCTGCAGGGCTTTTGCACGGAATTGGTCAGATACTTCTTTTAAAACTTTTCCCGCAAAAATATAAAGAGTATAGAAAAAGGATAATGTATTCGGATCAGTATATAGACTTTGAGGAGTTAGAAAAAGAAATCTTTGGTTTTACTCACACAGAACTTGGGGCGGTATTGTTGAGCTGGTGGGATATCCCTTTGCCGGTCGTCGAAGCAGCGTTTTACCATCACAAACCTAATAGTAACAATATTATAAACAGAGAAATTGTATGTGCAGTAAATATAGCGTGTTATTTGGCCTGGGACTTGGCTGGAGTCAAACAATCTGAGGAACATGTGAATTATAGCAAGAGATTTCTAAAACTTGACTGTGACAATTGTGTAGATTTAAAACAGTTGTATGAAAATTTGTTCAACAAGCAAGAAAACTAA
- a CDS encoding response regulator, whose product MGQYTVLFVDDEENILHSIKRALMDEEYRCLFANSGNEALQILEKEKVNVIVADMKMPEMDGLTLLKIVKQKYPKVVRVVLSGFTHLPQVLAAINQADIYRFITKPWSIEDELKVAINQALDYYKIQEEREQLTKALEKRNEMYQNLLKTINNKMQEINNSNEILREIINSIISFFIQLCKTQKSIDNLIEVMGNAKNLLSRFILIMPISTVKFSPTRLKKDLEKDLSKPDKMLNSIVINLDSNCRNVIIVSWYGIILFTVEEIIEWIGKNNIVETIKLMVSYNEENKKFVITIPISDSIDENLAMFLIILKFFTSKFEGNIRLDKVNGQNSIIIEFGMKTAEKIVN is encoded by the coding sequence ATGGGCCAGTATACAGTGCTGTTTGTGGATGATGAGGAGAATATTCTACATTCAATAAAAAGAGCACTTATGGATGAGGAATACAGATGTCTTTTTGCAAATAGTGGTAATGAAGCTTTGCAGATACTTGAAAAAGAAAAAGTAAATGTAATTGTGGCTGACATGAAAATGCCAGAAATGGATGGACTTACTCTTCTCAAAATTGTCAAGCAAAAGTATCCCAAAGTTGTTAGAGTAGTTCTTTCGGGTTTTACTCATCTGCCTCAGGTATTAGCAGCCATAAATCAAGCAGATATATACAGGTTTATAACCAAGCCCTGGAGCATAGAAGATGAACTAAAAGTTGCTATAAATCAAGCGTTAGATTATTATAAGATTCAAGAAGAAAGGGAACAACTTACAAAGGCATTAGAAAAGAGAAATGAGATGTATCAGAATTTGCTTAAAACCATCAACAACAAAATGCAGGAGATTAACAATAGTAACGAAATTTTGCGTGAAATCATCAATTCAATAATTTCGTTTTTTATTCAACTATGTAAAACGCAGAAAAGTATTGATAATTTGATAGAGGTCATGGGGAATGCAAAAAATTTATTGTCAAGGTTTATACTCATTATGCCAATCTCAACTGTAAAGTTTTCTCCAACAAGATTAAAAAAAGACCTTGAGAAAGATTTGTCTAAGCCTGATAAAATGCTTAACAGTATTGTTATTAACTTAGATTCCAATTGTCGAAATGTAATTATCGTAAGTTGGTATGGCATAATATTATTTACGGTTGAAGAAATTATTGAATGGATAGGAAAGAACAATATAGTAGAAACTATCAAGCTAATGGTCAGTTACAATGAAGAGAATAAAAAATTTGTTATTACAATTCCTATTTCAGACAGTATAGATGAAAATCTTGCAATGTTTTTAATTATCTTAAAGTTTTTTACATCAAAGTTTGAAGGAAATATAAGGCTTGATAAAGTCAATGGACAAAACTCAATAATAATAGAATTTGGAATGAAAACAGCTGAAAAAATCGTTAATTGA
- the leuC gene encoding 3-isopropylmalate dehydratase large subunit has translation MAKPMTMSQKILAYHAGKEYVEPGDLIFANVDLVLGNDVTTPVAIKEFEKIGIDRVFDKDKIAIVPDHFTPNKDIKSAQQCKMVREFAKKYEITNYFEVGEMGIEHALLPEKGLVVPGDLVIGADSHTCTYGALGAFSTGIGSTDMACAMATGKCWFKVPEAIKFVLYGKKTGWTSGKDIILHIIGMIGVDGALYKSMEYTGEGLKSLSMDDRFTIANMAIEAGAKNGIFEVDEKTIEYVKHHSTKPYKIFKADEDAEYSEVYEIDISKIKPTVAFPHLPENTKTIDEITEKIYIDQVVIGSCTNGRIEDLRIAAKILKGRKVKKGLRCIIFPATQNIYKQALKEGLIEIFIDAGCVVSTPTCGPCLGGHMGILADGEKALATTNRNFVGRMGHPNSEVYLSSPAIAAASAVLGYIGSPEELGMKGDEE, from the coding sequence ATGGCAAAACCAATGACAATGTCTCAAAAGATTTTGGCGTACCATGCAGGAAAAGAATATGTTGAGCCAGGAGACTTGATTTTTGCAAATGTTGACCTTGTTTTGGGGAATGACGTTACAACACCTGTTGCAATAAAGGAGTTTGAAAAGATAGGGATTGACAGGGTTTTTGACAAAGATAAAATTGCGATAGTTCCCGACCATTTTACTCCAAACAAAGACATAAAGTCTGCTCAGCAGTGCAAGATGGTTCGCGAGTTTGCTAAAAAGTATGAGATTACAAATTATTTTGAAGTTGGCGAGATGGGAATTGAACATGCACTCTTGCCAGAAAAAGGACTTGTTGTGCCGGGTGATTTGGTAATTGGTGCAGACTCACATACATGCACATATGGGGCATTGGGTGCTTTTTCAACAGGAATTGGTTCGACTGACATGGCATGTGCAATGGCAACAGGAAAGTGCTGGTTCAAAGTACCAGAGGCCATCAAGTTTGTGCTCTACGGCAAAAAAACTGGCTGGACATCTGGGAAGGATATCATCCTTCACATTATTGGTATGATAGGTGTTGATGGTGCACTTTACAAGTCAATGGAATACACGGGAGAGGGTTTAAAATCACTTTCAATGGATGACAGGTTCACTATCGCTAACATGGCAATTGAAGCAGGTGCGAAAAATGGCATATTTGAGGTTGATGAGAAAACAATAGAGTATGTAAAGCATCACTCAACAAAACCATACAAAATTTTTAAGGCAGATGAAGATGCAGAGTACTCTGAGGTTTATGAGATTGATATTTCCAAAATTAAGCCTACGGTTGCGTTCCCACACCTTCCAGAGAACACAAAAACAATAGATGAGATAACAGAAAAGATTTATATTGACCAGGTTGTGATTGGCTCTTGTACAAATGGCAGAATTGAAGACTTGAGGATTGCAGCAAAGATCTTAAAAGGTAGAAAGGTTAAAAAAGGGCTCAGATGTATTATATTCCCTGCAACACAGAATATATACAAGCAGGCATTAAAAGAGGGACTCATTGAAATATTCATTGACGCTGGATGTGTTGTTTCAACACCCACTTGCGGTCCATGTCTTGGCGGACACATGGGAATTTTGGCAGATGGTGAGAAAGCTTTGGCAACAACAAATAGGAACTTTGTTGGCAGAATGGGTCATCCAAACAGTGAAGTATATCTTTCATCGCCTGCAATTGCAGCAGCATCAGCAGTTTTAGGTTACATTGGCTCACCTGAAGAGCTTGGAATGAAAGGAGATGAAGAATAG
- the leuD gene encoding 3-isopropylmalate dehydratase small subunit gives MIFKGKAHKYYDNIDTDVIIPARYLNTSDPNELAKHCLEDLDKEFVNKVQKGDILVAGKNFGCGSSREHAPIAIKACGVSCVVAKSFARIFYRNAINIGLPIVECEEAVDGIEAGDEVEVDLVNGIIKNLTKGKEFKAKPFPEFMQNIMKAGGLIEFVKGELKKDA, from the coding sequence ATGATTTTTAAAGGGAAAGCTCACAAGTATTATGATAATATCGATACAGACGTTATTATTCCTGCAAGATATCTTAACACATCTGACCCAAATGAGCTTGCAAAGCATTGTTTGGAGGATTTGGACAAAGAGTTTGTGAACAAGGTTCAAAAAGGTGACATTTTGGTTGCAGGGAAAAACTTTGGCTGTGGCTCTTCAAGGGAACATGCACCAATTGCAATAAAGGCATGTGGAGTTTCTTGTGTTGTTGCAAAGTCATTTGCAAGGATTTTCTATCGAAATGCAATAAATATTGGTCTTCCAATTGTTGAGTGTGAAGAGGCAGTAGATGGTATAGAAGCTGGAGATGAGGTGGAAGTTGACCTTGTAAATGGAATAATTAAAAATCTAACAAAAGGTAAAGAGTTTAAAGCAAAACCCTTTCCTGAGTTTATGCAAAACATAATGAAAGCAGGCGGACTTATAGAGTTTGTAAAAGGAGAGTTGAAAAAAGATGCATAG
- the leuB gene encoding 3-isopropylmalate dehydrogenase: protein MHRIAVIPGDGIGPEVIEQALIVLDKISSKFGVKFEYIFIDAGGCAIDKYGVPIREEDLELVKKCEATLLGAVGGPKWDGLPGNLRPEQALLKLRGGLKVYANLRPAVLYDELKDSSPLKKEIVDKGIDILVVRELIGGMYFGPKGREVKDGDEVAYDTEVYSKSEVRRIAKVAFEAARKRKKKVTSVDKANILESSRLWRETVEEVAKDYPDVELSHMYVDNASMQLVKDPSQFDVILTSNMFGDILSDEASMIVGSIGMLASASLGEGRVGLYEPIHGTAPDIAGQDLANPIATILSAAMMLRYSFDMEDAAKAIENAVKIALKEGYRTRDIYTENCKLVGTKQMGKIICENI, encoded by the coding sequence ATGCATAGGATAGCTGTAATTCCTGGTGATGGAATAGGTCCTGAAGTAATTGAACAAGCGCTAATTGTTCTTGATAAGATATCTTCTAAGTTTGGAGTTAAATTTGAATATATCTTCATTGACGCTGGCGGATGTGCAATTGACAAGTATGGTGTGCCAATTAGAGAGGAAGATTTAGAACTTGTTAAAAAATGTGAGGCAACATTATTGGGTGCTGTTGGTGGACCAAAATGGGATGGTCTTCCCGGAAATTTGAGACCTGAACAAGCTCTTTTGAAGCTCAGAGGAGGACTAAAAGTTTATGCAAACCTGAGGCCTGCTGTGCTGTATGATGAGCTAAAGGATTCATCCCCGCTCAAAAAGGAGATTGTAGACAAGGGCATTGATATCCTGGTTGTAAGAGAGCTAATTGGTGGTATGTACTTTGGTCCAAAGGGAAGAGAAGTAAAAGATGGCGATGAAGTGGCTTATGACACAGAGGTGTATTCAAAAAGTGAAGTTAGAAGAATTGCAAAGGTTGCGTTTGAAGCCGCCAGAAAGAGAAAGAAAAAAGTAACCTCTGTTGACAAGGCAAACATCCTGGAGTCTTCAAGGCTCTGGAGAGAAACTGTTGAAGAGGTTGCAAAAGATTATCCGGATGTGGAGCTTTCTCACATGTATGTTGACAATGCGTCAATGCAGCTTGTAAAAGACCCATCACAGTTTGATGTTATACTTACTTCCAACATGTTCGGTGACATTTTGTCTGATGAGGCCTCAATGATTGTAGGCTCGATTGGAATGCTTGCCTCAGCCTCACTTGGCGAAGGCAGGGTAGGCCTTTACGAGCCAATTCACGGCACAGCACCGGACATTGCAGGACAAGATTTGGCAAACCCGATTGCAACAATTTTGTCTGCTGCGATGATGCTGCGCTACAGCTTTGACATGGAAGATGCTGCAAAGGCTATAGAAAATGCTGTGAAGATTGCTCTCAAAGAAGGGTATAGAACAAGAGATATCTACACAGAAAATTGTAAGCTTGTTGGAACAAAGCAGATGGGAAAAATCATATGTGAAAATATCTAA
- a CDS encoding aldo/keto reductase, whose product MKYRPFGKTGFMVSALGFGAMRLPILDGDYSKIDEEKAIEMLHFAIDNGINYIDTAYVYHGGNSEVLVGKALKGGYREKVKVATKLPVWQVNNFDDANRILDEQLKRLDTSYIDFYLLHALNKNHWKKLKEMNIFKWIEKVLLEGKIKYIGFSFHDDVATFKEIVDSYNWTFCQIQYNILNRNYQAGEEGLKYAAAKGMAVVIMEPLLGGRLAKEPPQEIRQLWEKAAVKRTPVEWALSWLWNQKEVSVVLSGMSTLEQVKENIEYASKYEVGSLTDEELELVERVAQKYNELRKVNCTECKYCMPCPQGIDIPWNFSIYNQASMYNMYQEMKNDYAKKEKERAENCVECGVCETKCPQNLPIREILKEVHAYFSK is encoded by the coding sequence ATGAAGTACAGACCCTTTGGGAAAACAGGCTTTATGGTGTCTGCTCTTGGATTTGGTGCAATGAGGTTACCAATCTTGGATGGTGACTATTCGAAGATTGACGAAGAAAAAGCAATTGAAATGCTGCATTTTGCAATCGACAATGGAATCAATTACATTGACACAGCGTATGTGTACCATGGTGGTAACAGTGAGGTTTTGGTTGGCAAAGCTTTGAAAGGGGGATATAGAGAAAAGGTTAAGGTTGCAACAAAACTTCCTGTCTGGCAGGTAAATAATTTTGATGATGCTAATAGGATTTTGGATGAGCAGCTAAAAAGACTCGATACAAGCTATATTGACTTTTATCTTTTGCATGCTCTCAACAAAAACCACTGGAAGAAGCTAAAAGAGATGAACATCTTTAAGTGGATTGAAAAAGTGCTTCTTGAGGGTAAAATAAAATATATTGGGTTTTCGTTCCATGACGATGTAGCTACATTCAAAGAGATTGTTGATAGTTACAACTGGACGTTCTGCCAAATACAGTACAATATCCTCAACCGAAACTATCAGGCAGGGGAAGAGGGGCTCAAATACGCAGCCGCAAAAGGAATGGCAGTTGTTATCATGGAGCCACTTTTGGGTGGAAGGCTTGCAAAAGAGCCGCCTCAAGAGATAAGACAGCTTTGGGAGAAGGCAGCGGTTAAAAGAACACCTGTTGAGTGGGCACTTTCATGGCTCTGGAACCAAAAAGAGGTGTCAGTTGTGCTAAGCGGTATGAGCACACTCGAGCAGGTAAAAGAAAATATTGAATATGCAAGTAAATATGAAGTGGGAAGTTTAACTGACGAGGAACTTGAGCTTGTTGAAAGGGTTGCGCAAAAGTATAATGAGCTGAGAAAAGTCAACTGTACAGAGTGCAAATACTGTATGCCATGCCCACAGGGCATTGATATTCCGTGGAATTTTAGCATTTACAATCAAGCAAGCATGTATAACATGTATCAGGAGATGAAAAATGATTATGCAAAAAAAGAAAAAGAGAGAGCAGAAAATTGTGTTGAGTGTGGTGTTTGCGAGACAAAATGTCCACAGAACCTTCCAATAAGAGAGATCCTAAAAGAGGTTCACGCATATTTTTCAAAGTAA
- the rpsF gene encoding 30S ribosomal protein S6: MSIREVKAVVERKYETVFIISPALDDEARAALVEKFKNLISSNGQLLTVEEWGKRRLAYKIDKHAEGYYVLMQFISKPEFPRELERVYRITDGVIRFLIVKLEK; the protein is encoded by the coding sequence ATGTCTATAAGGGAGGTGAAAGCTGTGGTTGAGAGAAAGTATGAAACAGTATTTATTATAAGCCCCGCACTTGACGATGAGGCAAGAGCAGCTCTTGTCGAAAAGTTCAAAAACCTTATCTCAAGCAACGGCCAGCTTCTTACAGTTGAAGAGTGGGGGAAAAGAAGGCTTGCGTACAAGATAGACAAGCACGCAGAAGGGTATTATGTGCTGATGCAATTTATAAGCAAGCCTGAGTTCCCACGCGAGCTTGAGAGGGTTTACAGAATTACAGACGGGGTTATCAGGTTCTTGATTGTAAAGCTTGAAAAATAA
- a CDS encoding single-stranded DNA-binding protein, whose amino-acid sequence MNKVILMGRLTRDPEFRLTANNTPVANFTLAVNRRFKRENDQDADFIPIVAWSRLAEFSKNYLKKGRQVVVIGRLQLRTWDDEANRRHYITEVVAEEIYFAEPKPKDVPVDSEAEVKEDVVLPELDEEILESDLEDFFEEDSKLPTKSDDIDEGIEDDLPF is encoded by the coding sequence TTGAATAAGGTTATTTTGATGGGTCGCTTAACGCGCGACCCTGAGTTTAGGCTTACTGCCAACAATACCCCCGTTGCAAACTTCACGCTTGCTGTCAACAGACGTTTTAAACGCGAAAATGACCAGGATGCCGATTTTATCCCGATTGTTGCGTGGAGCAGGCTTGCCGAGTTTTCAAAAAACTATCTCAAAAAAGGAAGGCAAGTTGTGGTAATAGGAAGGCTTCAGCTTCGCACGTGGGATGATGAGGCAAATAGGCGTCACTACATCACCGAGGTTGTGGCGGAAGAGATTTACTTTGCAGAGCCAAAACCTAAGGATGTGCCGGTTGACAGCGAGGCAGAGGTTAAAGAAGATGTTGTTTTACCAGAGCTGGATGAAGAGATTTTGGAAAGTGATCTTGAGGACTTTTTTGAAGAGGATAGCAAACTTCCAACAAAAAGTGATGACATAGACGAAGGAATAGAAGACGATTTGCCATTCTAA
- the rpsR gene encoding 30S ribosomal protein S18, with product MERVSSRQKKKKRVCSFCVERIYEIDYKDVNRLKKFLTERGKIMPRRTTGNCARHQRQLTRAIKRARILALLPFIVE from the coding sequence GTGGAAAGAGTTAGCTCAAGACAGAAAAAGAAAAAGAGAGTTTGTTCATTCTGTGTTGAGAGAATATATGAGATAGATTACAAAGATGTGAACAGGCTCAAGAAATTCCTCACAGAAAGAGGAAAAATAATGCCAAGAAGAACAACTGGCAACTGCGCAAGACATCAAAGACAGTTAACACGAGCTATCAAGCGTGCAAGAATCTTAGCACTTCTTCCGTTTATAGTTGAATAG
- a CDS encoding L-fucose/L-arabinose isomerase family protein, producing MFDNSKKSTKPRIGLYSVGLKAYWAQFDGLRERLIGYGKFIESKLSDYGEVYNYGLVDDEKVARQAGEWFNSKNVDIIFCHSATYCTSSCVLPVHQICKAPVIILNLQPTAQMNYEKTSTGEWLAHCGACPVPEFANAFNRANIRFKVVNGLLGQSATPKISVTDENTAHRPEAIRAWNEIIEWTRAAGVKRVLQHARFGFLGNNYSGMLDMYNDFTLAQAQFGIHVEILEMCDLIRFLETVTDEEVEAKIKEIEEFFQIVGDSPSDPIAKKPTEEQLKWSAKVACAQEKMVKEYELDGLAYYYHGAEGNYYEQVQSAFIVGHSLLTAKGVPCAGEGDLKTAIAMKICDILGTGGSFSEIVATDYELGTIIMGHDGPFHIKISDGKPILRDLKLYHGKKGTGVSVEAKVKAGPVTLLAVTQTGDRKMKMITTEGEAIKAPILMIGNTQTHIKFKYHPDEFMGRWFNEYPTHHWAISVGHNASLFEKVAYLLDVECAKI from the coding sequence ATGTTTGACAACTCAAAAAAATCTACAAAACCTCGCATTGGATTATACTCAGTTGGACTGAAGGCATACTGGGCACAATTTGACGGATTGAGAGAAAGATTGATTGGTTATGGGAAGTTTATCGAGAGCAAACTTTCAGACTACGGAGAAGTTTATAATTATGGTTTAGTTGATGATGAAAAAGTAGCTCGTCAAGCAGGAGAATGGTTTAATTCAAAGAATGTAGATATTATATTTTGCCACTCTGCTACATATTGCACAAGCTCATGTGTTTTACCTGTTCATCAGATCTGCAAAGCACCAGTAATAATTTTGAATCTACAGCCTACAGCTCAAATGAATTACGAGAAAACTTCTACAGGAGAATGGCTTGCCCATTGTGGAGCATGTCCTGTTCCTGAATTTGCTAATGCATTTAATCGTGCTAATATAAGATTTAAAGTAGTGAATGGGCTTTTAGGTCAAAGTGCAACACCAAAAATTTCGGTTACAGATGAAAACACAGCACATAGACCAGAGGCAATAAGAGCATGGAATGAGATAATCGAATGGACGAGAGCGGCAGGTGTAAAACGGGTTCTTCAACATGCAAGGTTTGGATTTTTGGGGAATAACTATAGTGGAATGCTTGATATGTACAATGACTTTACTCTTGCACAAGCACAGTTTGGCATTCATGTAGAGATATTGGAGATGTGTGATCTTATAAGATTTCTTGAAACAGTTACAGATGAAGAAGTTGAAGCAAAGATTAAGGAAATTGAAGAATTTTTCCAAATAGTAGGTGATTCACCCTCTGATCCAATAGCTAAAAAACCAACAGAAGAACAATTGAAATGGTCAGCAAAAGTTGCATGTGCACAAGAAAAGATGGTAAAAGAATATGAACTTGATGGGCTTGCTTATTATTATCATGGGGCAGAAGGAAATTATTATGAGCAAGTACAAAGTGCATTTATAGTAGGGCACTCTTTATTGACGGCAAAAGGGGTACCATGTGCGGGAGAAGGAGATTTGAAGACAGCAATTGCGATGAAGATTTGTGATATACTAGGGACAGGTGGGAGCTTTTCAGAGATTGTAGCGACGGACTATGAGTTAGGGACGATAATAATGGGACATGATGGGCCATTTCATATAAAGATATCAGATGGTAAGCCAATATTAAGGGACTTGAAGTTATATCATGGGAAGAAAGGGACAGGTGTGTCAGTAGAGGCAAAAGTAAAAGCTGGGCCTGTGACACTTTTGGCAGTGACGCAGACGGGTGATAGGAAGATGAAAATGATAACGACGGAAGGAGAGGCTATAAAAGCACCTATATTGATGATAGGAAATACCCAGACCCATATTAAGTTTAAATACCATCCCGATGAATTTATGGGAAGATGGTTTAATGAGTATCCAACACATCACTGGGCAATTTCAGTAGGACATAATGCTTCTCTGTTCGAGAAAGTTGCTTATCTATTAGATGTTGAGTGTGCTAAGATATAA
- a CDS encoding sugar ABC transporter ATP-binding protein, which translates to MTEYVLEARNIRKQFPGVKALNGVNFQLKKGEIHALMGENGAGKSTFIKIITGVHKADEGEIFIKGKKVEINNPNDAKKLGIAVVHQQLACYPHLSITENIFIGQELVHPFGKRLLWRDMHKKTKELLNELGVDYDPFTPMGALSIAQQEIVEIAKAISTNAEIIIMDEPTAALTKKESEELYRIIEQLKAKGTSIIFVSHRMEDVYRLADRITVFRDGQYIGTWDSDKISTQELIVAMVGREVNQLFPKKQVQIGEEILRIEGLTKTGYFRDVSFNLRKGEILALTGLVGAGRSEVCQAIAGILKPDKGKIFIEGKVVKISNPSDALRLGIGYLPEDRQEQGLIVEWEIFKNISLPVLQKFANRLWLNVNREITTANDLASKVNVKARSVFDKVSSLSGGNQQKVVVAKLLNINPKIIIMDEPTKGIDVGAKAAIHELMSELAGEGYGIIMISSEMPEVLGMADRVVVMCEGRVTAVFDRKEATQEKILEAAMTKMHV; encoded by the coding sequence GTGACTGAATATGTATTAGAAGCACGAAACATAAGAAAGCAGTTCCCCGGAGTTAAGGCTTTAAATGGCGTTAATTTTCAACTAAAAAAAGGCGAAATACATGCGTTAATGGGAGAAAATGGAGCCGGAAAATCGACTTTTATAAAAATTATTACAGGTGTTCATAAAGCTGATGAAGGTGAAATTTTTATAAAAGGTAAAAAAGTTGAAATTAATAATCCTAATGATGCTAAAAAGTTAGGAATTGCGGTAGTCCATCAACAATTAGCATGCTATCCACACTTAAGTATTACAGAAAATATATTTATTGGCCAAGAATTAGTCCATCCTTTTGGTAAAAGGTTATTATGGAGGGATATGCATAAGAAAACAAAAGAGTTATTGAATGAATTAGGGGTCGATTATGATCCATTTACTCCAATGGGTGCTTTATCAATTGCACAACAGGAAATAGTTGAGATTGCAAAAGCTATTTCAACAAACGCAGAAATTATAATTATGGATGAACCTACAGCGGCATTAACTAAAAAGGAAAGCGAAGAATTATACAGAATTATTGAGCAGTTAAAAGCAAAAGGCACCTCTATAATATTTGTTTCACATCGTATGGAAGATGTGTATAGATTGGCAGATAGAATCACCGTTTTTAGGGATGGCCAATACATTGGGACATGGGATAGTGATAAAATTTCGACACAAGAATTAATTGTTGCAATGGTTGGGCGTGAGGTTAATCAATTATTCCCGAAAAAGCAAGTTCAAATAGGTGAAGAAATACTAAGAATAGAAGGTTTAACTAAGACAGGATATTTTCGAGATGTATCCTTTAATTTAAGAAAAGGCGAAATATTAGCATTAACAGGATTAGTCGGGGCTGGAAGAAGTGAAGTTTGTCAGGCGATAGCAGGAATATTGAAACCTGATAAAGGAAAAATCTTTATTGAAGGGAAAGTAGTGAAAATATCTAATCCGTCGGATGCGTTGAGGTTAGGAATAGGTTATTTACCAGAAGATAGACAAGAGCAGGGGTTAATTGTTGAGTGGGAAATCTTTAAGAATATTAGTTTGCCTGTATTACAAAAATTTGCAAATAGATTATGGTTAAATGTAAACAGGGAAATTACTACAGCTAATGATTTAGCAAGCAAGGTTAATGTAAAGGCAAGAAGTGTTTTTGATAAAGTAAGTTCGTTATCTGGTGGAAATCAACAAAAGGTAGTGGTAGCCAAGTTACTGAATATAAATCCGAAGATAATAATAATGGATGAACCAACAAAAGGAATAGATGTGGGGGCAAAGGCTGCAATTCATGAACTTATGAGTGAACTTGCAGGTGAGGGATATGGTATCATTATGATTTCTTCAGAAATGCCAGAAGTGTTAGGGATGGCTGACAGGGTTGTCGTTATGTGTGAAGGACGCGTGACTGCTGTGTTTGACAGAAAAGAAGCTACTCAAGAGAAAATCTTGGAAGCTGCAATGACAAAGATGCATGTATAA